In Coregonus clupeaformis isolate EN_2021a unplaced genomic scaffold, ASM2061545v1 scaf3650, whole genome shotgun sequence, the DNA window GGATCAGAGTCAAGTTAGGGTAAAACTTACCAAACACTCCACCACAAAACTTGGTCAAAAAGTCGATCCAGGTGTATTCGGGATATCCTGAGATGAAAAAGAGACACACAAATTTAAGACATTATCAAGACACTTTCATACAAATGAAATTCACATTGTGTAACATTTTGGTGAATCAGTGAGTATGAAGAGTTGAACCAGGAAGAGACAGAGAATCATCCTACCGTTTTTTTTCTTCCACACCAACCAAACTGGGGagtaaaaatacaaatattttatgacttttttattttattttatttcacctttatttaaccaggtaagccagttgagaacaagttctcatttacaactgcgacctggccaagataaagcaaagcagtgcgataaaaacaacaacaacacagagttacatatgggataaacacaacgtacagtcaattacacaatagaaaatctatatacagtgtgtgcaaatgtagtaaggcaataaataggccattgtgcaaaataattacaatttagtattaacactggaatgatagatgtgcagaagatgatgtgcaaatagagatactggggtgcaaatgagcaaaataaataacaatatggggatgaggtagttgggtgggctaattacagatgggctgtgtacaggtgcagtgatcggtaagctgctctgacaactgatgcttaaagttagtgagggagataagagtctccatcttcagagatttttgcagtttgttccagtcattggcagcagagaactggaaggaatggctaccaaaggaggtgttggctttggggatgaccagtgagatatacctgctggagcacatactacgggtgggtgttgctatggtgaccaatgagctaagataaggcggggatttgcctagcagtgatttatagatgacctggagccagtgggtttggcgccgAATATggagtgagggccagccaacgagagcgtacaggtcacaatggtgggtagtatatggggctttggtgacaaaacggatggcactgtgatagactacatccaatttgctgagtagagtattggaggctattttgtaaatgatatcgccgaagtcaaggattggtaggatagtcagttttacgagggcatgtttggcagcatgagtgaaggaggctttgttgcgaaataggaagccgattctagatttaactttggattggagatgcttaatgtgagtctggaaggagagtttacggtctaaccagacacctaggtatttgtagttgtccacatattctaagtcagacccgccgagagtagtgattctagtcgggcgggcgggtgcaagcagcgttcgtttgaagagcatgcatttagttttactagcgtttaagagctgttggaggctacggaaggagtgctgtatggcattgaagctcatttggaggtttgttaacacagtgtccaatgaagggccagatgtatacaaaatggtgtcttcTTAATTACAAGTCTGCATTAATATTATGTCAGCTATTGAATATGACTTTACCCACAATTACATGCTTAAACTGCaataagcaaccatttctgagAGCACCAATAAACAACCTGCATACAGTACCTGCACCCCTGTAAAATAACATAGCCAGCGATTTCACATCTAATATCCATTGAACTCTAAACATATTTTTAGGTTACCACAAATTGATTACGGTCCTTTTTGCTGTCTTAATTAATTCAGATTAGGCTAATCCATACTCTGCGAGGTCCAAATTGGTGCCTCACTGTGACACATTATGAAGACTGTCCCCTACGGCAGGTGGTGCATCTCACCCCCTGTCTTGTCTGTAGCAGTAGCCTGAACACTACTGTAAATACAGGTAGAACAGGTATCCCCTTCAGGGGGTATAGCtcactgttgttgctgctgttatGTCAATCTGTGCTTCAGAactatgtacatgtacagtgctCTGTTACTATAGATGTGCTGTTCTTACCTATTATGATGGCGACAAGTACTAATATGACGACGACAACACCAGCAACACCACCAGCAACACTTTCTTCAGAAGGCTCtgaaataaaaacacattttgtATTGATACTTTGACAGGAGTTGATCAGGTATTCAACATAGTGCAGCATTCAAAATGTCCTACAACACTAGCAGTGTTACTGACATATCAATACATAAGACTGTAGCACACTTATGAGTGTCCACTCACCTGGGCCAAACACCTGTCCAACTGGCTCGCTGACTTCCCCTTCCCCAGCAGAGTTCTTCATCTTGCAGAAGTACTTGGAACCGCTGTTTGAATTGCCAGTGTCGCTCTTAGAGACAACCAGACGTTTGTCTATGACcttccactccccctctcccactTTCCAGCTGTAGGTGACAGGTTCAGCATCAGTGGTGTCGCCTTCACAGGTCAGAGTGCAGGAGGTTTTGTTGGTGTTACAGGAAGAAGTGATTGTGGGTTTGGGGACTTCCTCTGTAAATAGAGGAAAGAAACAGGAATAATTTGGGGAAATGTTTGTGAGGCACTGAATAACCTGCTGTTTCtacaagaccacacacacacatacacacatgtatatatacacacacacacacacacacacacagagggagagagaaacacttACTGATAACAGATAGTTTATATGTCTTGTCAAGCTGTTTGTCGTTGAACTCCACAGAATACATTCCACTGTCTGTTTTCGTCAATCCACTGATTCTCAGCTCTCCAGTAGCCTGGTTCAGGGCTGTGCGGCCTTTGAAGGCAGCATAGATTTCCAGACCACCAAAATCCTGTTCCCACTCTGCCACCTTGTTCTTCCCATGCTTCCATAGGATGCTTATGATGGAGCCAGGCACTGTGGACTTGTCTGGTTTCAACAAGACCTCACCTCCCACTTTATGATAAAGATCATCTGGAAAAGCAGACATTTCATACATGTAAAAGAGTATCAATGTATCCAGGGTAACACATTATGGTTAGGGTATAAATATGTAGTCTTAACCCTATTGGCATTGAAATAGACATTATTATCAACCTTTACTTTTTATGTCTAGAATTCTGCTTGCTGGGAGTATCAAGGCCTATGTAGTCTTCCCACTTTGCCAGTATTTTCCCCCTCACCATCGCCACTTGAGTGGAAACTGATCTAGACTACACCACAGATGAAAGTCTTTGTCTACACCCTGCCTCAGAGGCTGTCCACTATTATATCaccagctaggtttccatccagtttgcgacagatttcatgcaaatatt includes these proteins:
- the LOC121558087 gene encoding uncharacterized protein LOC121558087; this translates as DLYHKVGGEVLLKPDKSTVPGSIISILWKHGKNKVAEWEQDFGGLEIYAAFKGRTALNQATGELRISGLTKTDSGMYSVEFNDKQLDKTYKLSVIKEVPKPTITSSCNTNKTSCTLTCEGDTTDAEPVTYSWKVGEGEWKVIDKRLVVSKSDTGNSNSGSKYFCKMKNSAGEGEVSEPVGQVFGPEPSEESVAGGVAGVVVVILVLVAIIIVWLVWKKKNGYPEYTWIDFLTKFCGGVFGDAVNKQNYIAPDTVYHTVGDDQVANRGVSGVLSGVAMDTVYGTVGEKTPRDYSMNQNDNNQPTNTANPSDGNNQTTGSDIVQPEQEVTVPLTDINITGKEDADNAGKGQENGGSDIVQPEQGVKVPQTAIPKTGEDDVDKAGKGQEKGADEPSGSNSPKDESKPEEHTIDEYKDSKESSVSGWWWSSWW